Proteins encoded by one window of Dioscorea cayenensis subsp. rotundata cultivar TDr96_F1 chromosome 20, TDr96_F1_v2_PseudoChromosome.rev07_lg8_w22 25.fasta, whole genome shotgun sequence:
- the LOC120251881 gene encoding pentatricopeptide repeat-containing protein At2g27800, mitochondrial-like yields the protein MLRSLVTDLRSRISGETLATRLYSSARRPKRRQTPHLPPQCEIDRAVAALPPRFTADDLTAAIAAEPNPLVCLHLLTHHHPHRSHPSTSSFLITIKKLGTASLFPELRSAASLAFSFPSVLSEPLLSTLIYFYSNARMLSSAIHVYNLMRDHPDPSCHPTTQTYNLLFTALLGRDNRNSYINHVYMDTLRALFRQMVNSGVAPDVFSLNSMIKGYALSLHLNDALRVFHQMKPVYSCDPDANSYNYLVHGLCAQGRTENARELFDEMRSRGFVPSAKTFNSLASALAMCGELEAAVEIVGEMGRLVDLVTCRTVIGEMCGRGRVREGLRLLREWKERAILNERAYEELLYGIEDIHGDDELVNRGRAL from the coding sequence ATGCTTCGATCTCTCGTCACCGACCTCCGATCACGCATCTCCggcgaaaccctagccacaaggcTCTACTCCTCTGCTCGCCGCCCCAAGCGCCGGCAAACCCCTCATCTCCCTCCTCAATGCGAGATCGACCGCGCCGTCGCCGCCCTCCCTCCTCGCTTCACCGCCGACGACCTCACTGCAGCCATCGCCGCCGAACCCAACCCCCTCGTATGCCTCCACCTCCTCACCCACCACCATCCTCACCGCTCCCATCCTTCCACCTCCTCCTTCCTCATCACCATCAAGAAGCTCGGCACCGCCTCTCTCTTCCCGGAGCTTCGCTCCGCCGCCTCCCTTGCCTTCTCCTTCCCTTCCGTTCTCTCCGAGCCCCTCCTCTCCACCCTCATCTACTTCTACTCCAACGCCCGCATGCTCTCCTCCGCCATCCATGTCTACAACCTCATGCGAGACCATCCCGACCCCTCCTGCCACCCCACCACCCAAACCTACAACCTCCTCTTCACCGCCCTTCTTGGCCGTGACAACCGCAACTCCTACATCAACCACGTCTACATGGACACTCTCCGCGCGCTCTTCCGTCAGATGGTGAACTCCGGCGTCGCCCCAGATGTCTTCAGCCTCAACTCCATGATCAAAGGCTACGCCTTGTCCTTGCACCTCAACGACGCGCTCCGAGTTTTCCATCAGATGAAGCCGGTGTACAGCTGCGACCCAGACGCCAATTCCTACAACTATCTAGTGCACGGGCTGTGTGCGCAGGGGAGGACTGAGAATGCACGGGAGTTGTTCGATGAAATGCGGAGCAGAGGGTTCGTGCCGAGTGCCAAGACATTTAATTCGTTGGCGAGCGCGCTGGCGATGTGCGGTGAGTTGGAGGCGGCGGTGGAGATAGTTGGGGAGATGGGGAGGTTGGTGGATTTGGTGACTTGCCGGACGGTGATCGGAGAGATGTGCGGGAGAGGGCGAGTGAGGGAGGGGTTGAGGTTGCTCAGAGAGTGGAAGGAGAGGGCGATCTTGAACGAGAGAGCGTACGAGGAGCTGCTTTATGGCATTGAGGATATTCATGGTGATGATGAACTAGTAAACCGTGGCCGTGCACTCTAA
- the LOC120251882 gene encoding dihydroorotase, mitochondrial, translating into MELQLTRPDDWHLHLRDGQLLQSVVHHSAKHFGRAIVMPNLKPPVTTTATAVAYRESILKALPAGSAFNPLMTLYLTDNTSPEEIKLARQSGVVYGVKLYPAGATTNSQDGVTDIFGRCLPVLEEMIEHNMPLLVHGEVTDPVVDTFDREKVFIETVLGPLVERLPNLRVVMEHITTSDAVRFVESCREGFVAATVTPQHLLLNRNALFQGGLRPHNYCLPVLKRETHRQAIVSAVTSGSKRFFLGTDSAPHERQKKECSCGCAGIYSAPVALSLYAKVFEEAGALDKLEAFSSFNGPDFYGLPRNSSKIILRKNPWRVPDSYSFASGEIIPMFAGETLDWLPFNN; encoded by the exons ATGGAACTCCAGCTGACGAGACCTGATGACTGGCATCTTCACCTCCGTGATGGCCAGCTTCTCCAATCTGTAGTTCATCACAG TGCTAAGCATTTTGGAAGGGCAATAGTAATGCCCAATCTCAAGCCACCAGTGACCACCACGGCCACGGCAGTAGCTTATCGGGAATCCATTTTAAAAGCATTGCCGGCCGGTAGTGCTTTCAATCCTTTGATGACACTTTACTTGACTGATAACACTAGTCCTGAGGAGATCAAGCTTGCTA GACAAAGTGGAGTGGTTTATGGTGTCAAGTTGTATCCTGCTGGTGCAACCACAAATTCTCAAGATGGTGTTACTGATATTTTCGGGAGGTGTTTGCCAGTGCTTGAGGAGATGATCGAACATAATATGCCATTGTTG gTGCATGGGGAAGTGACAGATCCAGTTGTTGACACATTTGATAGAGAAAAAGTCTTCATTGAAACAGTTTTAGGGCCATTGGTTGAAAGGCTTCCGAATCTCAGAGTTGTAATGGAGCATATTACTACTTCAGATGCTGTGAGATTTGTTGAATCATGCAGAGAAG GCTTTGTTGCAGCAACAGTAACACCACAACATCTTCTCCTCAATAGGAACGCTTTATTCCAAGGTGGTTTGCGACCTCATAATTACTGCCTACCGGTACTAAAGAGAGAAACCCACA GACAAGCTATTGTATCAGCTGTTACGAGTGGAAGCAAGCGGTTCTTTCTTGGGACTGATAGCGCACCCCATGAGAGACAAAAGAAAGAATGCTCATGTGGATGTGCAGGCATCTATAGCGCCCCTGTTGCATTATCACTTTATGCAAAAGTATTTGAAGAG GCTGGTGCACTCGATAAACTGGAGGCATTTTCAAGTTTCAACGGGCCAGATTTTTACGGTCTTCCGAGAAACTCATCAAAGATAATCCTAAGAAAGAATCCATGGAGAGTACCAGACTCATATTCATTTGCATCCGGAGAAATAATTCCCATGTTTGCAGGTGAAACACTTGACTGGCTTCCCTTCAACAATTGA
- the LOC120251435 gene encoding non-classical arabinogalactan protein 30-like, translated as MVPIRRSILALQLLVLFLTTISFNVVVLGVASKHPSPPPPPSAISVAPALAPIALPPTIIEPPPPPPPPPIGKLLISVEGVVYCRYCKFPGYDKILNASPLRGALAKLVCYNKKEKRGVVVTTKTDRRGYFLIQSYKLSGFQSRSCKVVVTSPLKVCSKLLHPGFPLRFERVVKVGKTQIALFTAGFFEFGPPYGTKCKP; from the exons ATGGTTCCAATAAGGAGGAGCATACTAGCTCTACAACTCCTAGTCCTCTTCTTGACCACCATATCCTTCAATGTAGTTGTACTAGGTGTTGCATCTAAACacccatcaccaccaccaccaccttcagCCATCTCCGTGGCCCCGGCATTGGCACCAATTGCATTACCACCAACTATCATCGAAccaccaccgccaccgccaccgccaccgaTAGGAAAACTACTAATTTCCGTGGAAGGAGTAGTCTATTGCCGGTATTGCAAGTTTCCTGGCTATGACAAGATCCTCAATGCTTCTCCTCTACGAG GTGCATTGGCCAAATTGGTGTGCTATAATAAAAAGGAGAAACGTGGGGTGGTAGTGACAACAAAGACAGATAGAAGAGGTTACTTCTTGATCCAATCCTACAAGTTGAGTGGATTTCAGTCACGTAGTTGTAAGGTTGTGGTTACATCACCTCTTAAGGTGTGTAGCAAGCTTTTGCATCCTGGATTTCCACTAAGGTTTGAGAGGGTGGTTAAGGTGGGTAAGACTCAAATCGCTTTATTCACTGCTGGTTTCTTTGAGTTTGGTCCTCCATATGGCACCAAGTGTAAACCCTGA
- the LOC120251433 gene encoding vitellogenin-A2-like — translation MEELDGGSWVCRARFSSMAFPSLDTVKLSENLLSTEQRWNLYKFCLDLKLKNSTSLSETTSFTSSSSSSPATSSNGLDQKLRNLDIDSSESKPTTSRKTDPDSRKSNLFLNRRNERRRSRGGNRRSVSPLGSTELSDTSKEESKSHGKRFFLLPLRRHKSKNKSVSKDDLVQHATRATSPSSLEKLKDKKENNSWSTCFYAGVGKVMAVEDV, via the coding sequence ATGGAGGAATTAGATGGTGGCTCTTGGGTTTGCAGGGCAAGGTTCTCCAGCATGGCCTTCCCTAGTTTGGATACCGTGAAGCTTTCAGAAAATCTATTATCTACTGAACAACGATGGAATTTGTACAAGTTTTGCTTGGATTTGAAGTTGAAGAATTCAACATCTTTGTCAGAAACAACGAGCtttacatcatcatcatcatcatcacctgCGACTTCCTCCAATGGCCTTGATCAAAAGCTGAGGAATTTGGACATAGATTCTTCTGAATCAAAGCCAACAACATCAAGGAAAACAGACCCTGATTCCAGGAAATCTAATTTGTTCTTAAATAGGAGGAATGAACGAAGAAGATCAAGGGGAGGAAATAGAAGGTCTGTGTCTCCACTTGGCAGTACCGAACTCTCTGATACCTCCAAAGAGGAAAGCAAGTCTCATGGAAAGAGATTCTTTTTACTACCACTCAGACGACATAAATCCAAAAATAAGAGTGTATCAAAAGATGATCTTGTGCAACATGCTACCAGGGCAACATCACCTTCAAGTTTGGAGAAGCTGAAAGACAAGAAGGAGAATAATTCTTGGtctacttgtttttatgctggTGTTGGGAAAGTCATGGCTGTAGAGGATGTATAG
- the LOC120251607 gene encoding proton pump-interactor 1-like encodes MNVEILGTDATVGPVKDGINGENIHHTEFDDKEKTNLGQIAEEPIQFGSQAASGGKKDGKPMTNGSFLQNATEEWPAQEQIHTFYFVKVRSYEDPKLKAKIDEAEKEVQKRNKARFQITEALKAKRSERAQVISQLKPLTTEDKRYRSIMDEKRKEMEPLQDALGKLRGSNNVTREKGVSLCSSEEELNFLIQSLHYHIQHESNTLSEEKQLLKEIKQLESTREKVIANDVVKAMIQDSLGQKETIQDQVKLMGVGIGGVKKEKQAVRTKIKQLEEELKAIDAAIASLQDQLEPLTEKRDKAFENLSELKKSRQELNTCSRENRSVLNIAKDLASRKDVHALEELCHNEVEKFMSQWSSNKAFRDDYERRILSSLDSRQFTRDGRQRNPDENPIIVEAPLPPPPTVAQEASIKVSRENENADLGSGAISSRKVRNEDRRKSTEESKQPASVPQEEEYSLGIEKSQEEPVEIDAIKLKEMKREVEIAKANLARERKKKQAEKATARAMLRAQKEEEKKLKEKEKKAKKKVGPASEPSAEETEPETKTEEPEEADLNLDIPVPTNSKELKDRTRYRNKPKVHDQLPRKILKRKKSNSYLLWAVPSAILALVIAVLVYYYQNI; translated from the exons ATGAATGTGGAGATATTGGGGACTGATGCCACAGTAGGACCTGTGAAGGATGGAATTAATGGAGAGAACATCCATCACACTGAGTTTGATGATAAAGAGAAAACTAATCTTGGACAAATAGCAGAAGAGCCCATTCAATTTGGTTCACAAGCAGCAAGTGGAGGGAAGAAGGATGGGAAACCCATGACAAATGGTTCGTTTTTGCAGAATGCCACTGAGGAATGGCCTGCACAAGAGCAAATTCATACCTTCTATTTTGTGAAGGTGAGATCATATGAAGACCCAAAATTGAAGGCAAAAATTGATGAGGCTGAAAAGGAGGTTCAGAAGAGAAATAAAGCACGATTTCAAATAACTGAGGCGTTGAAGGCAAAAAGG AGTGAGCGAGCACAAGTGATTTCACAATTAAAACCCTTGACAACTGAGGACAAACGCTATAGATCGATTATGGATGAGAAGAGAAAGGAAATGGAACCCCTTCAAGATGCTTTAGGCAAGCTCCGTGGTTCAAATAATGTTACCAGGGAAAAGGGCGTGAGCTTGTGCTCCTCAGAGGAAGAACTGAATTTTCTT ATTCAGAGCTTGCACTATCATATTCAACATGAGAGCAACACCTTAAGCGAGGAGAAACAACTCCTTAAGGAAATTAAACAACTTGAAAGCACAAGAGAAAAGGTTATTGCTAATGATGTTGTGAAGGCTATGATCCAAGATTCACTGGGCCAGAAAGAAACTATCCAAGACCAAGTGAAA CTGATGGGAGTTGGCATTGGTGGAGTAAAAAAGGAGAAGCAAGCTGTTAGGACGAAGATAAAGCAGCTGGAGGAAGAATTGAAGGCAATAGATGCTGCGATTGCTTCTCTGCAGGATCAATTGGAACCTTTGACAGAAAAGAGGGATAAAGCATTTGAAAACTTAAGTGAGCTGAAAAAATCACGTCAAGAATTG AATACTTGTTCACGTGAGAACCGTTCAGTTCTGAACATTGCCAAGGACCTTGCCTCAAGGAAGGATGTTCATGCATTGGAAGAGCTTTGTCATAACGAG GTAGAGAAATTCATGTCACAGTGGAGCAGCAATAAGGCCTTCAGAGATGATTATGAGAGGAGAATATTGTCATCACTTGACAGTCGGCAATTTACCAGGGATGGCCGTCAACGAAACCCTGATGAAAATCCAATTATTGTGGAGGCACCACTCCCGCCACCTCCGACTGTTGCGCAAGAGGCATCAATAAAAGTTAGTCGAGAAAACGAAAATGCTGACTTAGGTAGTGGTGCAATCTCTTCCCGGAAGGTAAGGAATGAAGATAGGCGCAAATCAACTGAAGAATCTAAACAACCGGCAAGTGTTCCACAAGAAGAGGAATATTCATTGGGTATTGAAAAATCCCAGGAAGAACCTGTTGAAATAGATGCTATTAAGTTAAAAGAAATGAAGAGGGAGGTCGAGATTGCCAAAGCCAATTTGGCTCGTGAGAGGAAGAAAAAGCAGGCTGAGAAAGCGACAGCAAGGGCAATGCTCAGAGCTCAAaaggaggaagaaaagaaacTCAAG gaaaaggaaaagaaagctaAGAAGAAGGTTGGTCCAGCATCTGAACCTTCAGCTGAGGAGACTGAACCTGAGACAAAGACTGAGGAGCCAGAAGAAGCTGATTTAAATTTGGACATTCCAGTTCCAACAAATAGTAAAGAGCTCAAGGATAGAACTAGGTACAGAAATAAACCAAAAGTTCACGATCAACTCCCGAGAAAGATCCTTAAGAGGAAAAAATCAAATTCGTACTTGTTATGGGCCGTGCCGAGTGCTATACTAGCTCTGGTGATCGCTGTGCTCGTGTATTATTACCAGAACATCTAG
- the LOC120251434 gene encoding non-classical arabinogalactan protein 30-like, with translation MVPIRSKLALKLLVLFLTIISFNVVVLGVASKHPSPKHPSPPPAPVPAIPAPAIPVPPALPPTIITPSPPPPPPFSVVSTIIKPSPPPPPPFSVPPIGKLLISVEGVVYCQFCKFPGYDKVLNASPLRGALAKLVCYNKKEKHGVVVTTKTDRKGYFLIQSYKLSGFQARSCKVVVTSPLKVCSKLVHPGLPLRFERVVNMGKRSANFAVS, from the exons ATGGTTCCAATAAGGAGTAAACTAGCTCTAAAACTCCTAGTCCTCTTCTTAACCATCATATCCTTCAATGTAGTAGTGCTAGGTGTTGCATCTAAACACCCATCACCTAAACACCCATCACCACCACCGGCTCCAGTTCCAGCAATCCCCGCGCCAGCAATCCCTGTGCCACCAGCATTGCCACCAACCATCATcacaccatcaccaccaccgcCGCCACCTTTCTCGGTGGTATCAACTATCATCAAACCATCACCACCACCGCCGCCACCTTTCTCGGTACCACCGATAGGAAAACTACTCATTTCCGTGGAAGGAGTAGTCTATTGCCAGTTTTGCAAGTTTCCTGGCTATGACAAGGTCCTCAATGCTTCTCCTCTTCGAG GTGCATTGGCCAAATTGGTGTGCTATAATAAGAAGGAGAAACATGGGGTAGTAGTGACAACAAAGACAGATAGAAAAGGTTACTTCTTGATCCAATCCTACAAGTTGAGTGGATTTCAGGCACGTAGTTGTAAGGTTGTGGTTACATCGCCTCTTAAGGTGTGTAGCAAGCTTGTGCACCCTGGATTGCCACTTAGGTTTGAGAGGGTGGTCAATATGG ggaagaggagcg CAaattttgctgtaagttga